In uncultured Treponema sp., one genomic interval encodes:
- a CDS encoding galactokinase — protein MAELYNPNSLPADFVKVYGGTEDSVKIFSSPARINIIGEHIDYNGGKVFPAAINRYLYVAIRKRNDTKVVYNDLKFPGRYEFDINDDFKYAKENGYANYLNGILSQMKEKGFKFDCGFEILMVSNVPAAGGISSSSALECGFAYAVSETFGFGIDRVEIAKLGQMSEHNFMNVNCGIMDQFIISTGKKNTAIVLDCNTLEYEYVPLELGDYRFVVMNTNKQRRLADSKYNERRSQCEEALKILQDGGVKISALCELSPEQWENSKSLIKDELLVRRAKHCVYENQRVKDAVNALKAGNLEKLGKLLNESHESLKNDYEVTGIELDTLAETAQKQDGCIGARMTGAGFGGCGIALVHKDKINQFVENVQTEYKKVVGYEASFFDCESGDGVSHFN, from the coding sequence ATGGCTGAATTGTATAATCCAAATTCGCTTCCTGCTGATTTTGTAAAAGTTTACGGCGGAACAGAAGATTCTGTAAAGATTTTTTCTTCACCGGCAAGAATCAACATTATAGGCGAGCACATTGACTACAACGGCGGAAAAGTTTTCCCTGCTGCGATAAACCGCTATCTTTATGTTGCCATCAGAAAACGCAATGACACAAAAGTTGTTTACAATGATTTGAAATTCCCAGGAAGATATGAATTTGACATCAATGACGACTTTAAATATGCCAAGGAAAACGGATATGCGAACTATCTAAACGGAATTCTTTCCCAAATGAAGGAAAAAGGCTTTAAATTTGACTGCGGATTTGAAATTCTTATGGTAAGCAATGTTCCTGCTGCCGGCGGAATTTCATCGTCTTCTGCCCTTGAATGCGGATTTGCCTATGCCGTAAGCGAAACTTTTGGATTCGGAATCGACCGTGTTGAAATTGCCAAGCTTGGCCAGATGAGCGAGCATAATTTTATGAACGTAAACTGCGGAATTATGGATCAGTTTATAATTTCCACAGGAAAAAAGAATACAGCAATTGTCCTTGACTGCAATACGCTTGAATACGAATATGTTCCGCTTGAGCTTGGAGACTACAGATTTGTTGTCATGAACACAAACAAGCAGCGCCGCCTTGCAGACAGTAAGTACAATGAGCGCAGAAGCCAGTGCGAGGAAGCTTTGAAGATTCTTCAGGACGGAGGCGTGAAAATTTCCGCGTTGTGCGAGCTTTCTCCAGAACAGTGGGAAAATTCAAAATCTTTGATAAAAGATGAACTTCTTGTCCGTCGCGCAAAGCATTGTGTCTATGAAAATCAGCGTGTAAAAGATGCCGTGAACGCATTGAAAGCCGGAAATCTTGAGAAACTCGGCAAGCTCCTGAACGAAAGCCATGAATCGCTTAAAAACGACTATGAAGTTACAGGAATTGAGCTTGACACTCTTGCGGAAACTGCCCAGAAGCAGGACGGATGTATTGGAGCAAGAATGACTGGAGCTGGCTTTGGCGGCTGCGGAATCGCTCTTGTTCATAAAGATAAAATCAATCAGTTTGTTGAAAATGTCCAGACTGAATACAAGAAAGTTGTAGGATACGAAGCTTCATTCTTTGACTGCGAAAGCGGCGACGGAGTTTCTCACTTCAACTAA
- the rpsP gene encoding 30S ribosomal protein S16 yields the protein MVKIRLKKMGTKKRPDYRIVVLDAAKPRDGATIEEIGQYHPIAAEGSQTSFNEERAKYWISVGAQPTEIVKKIFRQGGLAADGTKITK from the coding sequence TTGGTCAAAATCAGACTAAAGAAGATGGGCACAAAAAAACGCCCAGACTACCGCATTGTCGTCCTTGACGCAGCAAAACCACGTGATGGCGCAACAATCGAAGAAATCGGACAGTACCATCCAATCGCTGCAGAGGGAAGCCAGACTTCTTTCAATGAAGAACGCGCCAAATACTGGATCAGCGTTGGAGCTCAGCCTACAGAAATCGTAAAAAAGATTTTCAGACAGGGCGGATTGGCTGCTGACGGAACAAAAATCACCAAATAA
- a CDS encoding KH domain-containing protein, whose translation MEKDLIEFIAKSLVDDPNAVSVTETEGERGPVLQLSVAQGDIGKVIGKYGRIAKALRTVLSATSNKDGKHYSLEILD comes from the coding sequence ATGGAAAAAGACCTGATTGAATTTATTGCAAAGTCATTGGTCGATGATCCAAATGCAGTCTCTGTAACGGAAACCGAAGGCGAGCGCGGACCTGTTCTTCAGTTAAGCGTTGCACAAGGTGATATTGGCAAGGTTATTGGCAAATACGGTCGTATTGCAAAAGCTCTGCGTACTGTTTTAAGCGCAACGTCAAATAAAGACGGAAAGCATTACAGCCTGGAAATTCTGGACTGA
- the rimM gene encoding ribosome maturation factor RimM (Essential for efficient processing of 16S rRNA) produces MASNAMTERFVVGIVRGSHGITGEFKVESTSGEYGHFASMEEVALSDGTAEKTFKVESTKEAASTLYMKLAGINSPEEAARYNRWKIVVPRKNAHKLQKNEWYIEDLKGCSVWYKKETAGNTAPAIDENSVVGTVTNVMEGGSDYLVEILLSEACSFLDDSVKLNKNGGARKVFVPFKDQFIGKVDIENKTMQLMHLWILE; encoded by the coding sequence ATGGCATCGAATGCGATGACAGAGCGGTTTGTAGTTGGTATTGTCCGCGGTTCCCATGGAATAACGGGCGAATTCAAAGTAGAAAGCACTTCCGGCGAGTACGGGCATTTTGCAAGTATGGAAGAAGTCGCTTTGTCAGACGGAACAGCTGAAAAAACTTTCAAAGTTGAATCAACCAAGGAAGCGGCGTCCACTCTGTACATGAAACTAGCAGGAATAAATTCACCTGAAGAAGCTGCAAGATACAACAGGTGGAAAATCGTAGTTCCGCGCAAGAATGCTCATAAACTGCAGAAAAATGAGTGGTATATCGAGGATTTAAAAGGATGCTCGGTATGGTATAAAAAGGAAACGGCGGGCAATACCGCACCGGCAATTGACGAAAATTCAGTTGTTGGAACAGTCACAAACGTAATGGAAGGCGGATCAGATTATCTCGTTGAGATTTTGCTGTCCGAGGCTTGCAGTTTTTTGGACGATTCGGTTAAGCTGAATAAGAATGGCGGAGCAAGAAAAGTTTTTGTTCCATTCAAAGACCAGTTTATCGGCAAAGTCGATATTGAAAATAAAACTATGCAGCTCATGCACCTCTGGATTCTGGAGTAA
- the trmD gene encoding tRNA (guanosine(37)-N1)-methyltransferase TrmD, which produces MKFTVLTLFPEIPRAFFTSSIMAKAVEKGIIAYDLVNIRDFAFDRHHTCDDAPYGGGAGQLLLPEPLGLALDSVEAYKKTKHVIYVTPSGKPFTQKKAQELSRKDEIVLICGRYEGIDQRIIDSYVDEEISIGDYVMSSGEVAATVIVDTVYRLVDGVITSESLDEESFSGSLLEYPQYTRPNVYKGMEVPAVLSSGNHEEIRKWRLFKSLQKTLRNRPDLIQKARADGTLTEEAEKMIGTLTDFVTYKNDRKQKSKLRYVQSRTKDSGK; this is translated from the coding sequence ATGAAATTTACTGTGCTGACCTTATTTCCTGAAATTCCGCGCGCTTTTTTTACAAGCTCGATCATGGCGAAAGCGGTAGAGAAAGGAATTATTGCCTACGATTTGGTCAATATCAGGGATTTTGCCTTTGATAGACACCACACTTGTGATGACGCTCCCTACGGCGGAGGCGCTGGACAGCTTTTGCTCCCGGAACCTCTAGGACTGGCATTGGACAGTGTAGAAGCATACAAAAAGACGAAGCATGTTATTTATGTTACGCCAAGCGGAAAGCCTTTTACACAGAAAAAAGCTCAGGAACTCAGCCGGAAAGATGAAATTGTCCTGATTTGCGGAAGATATGAAGGTATCGACCAGCGGATTATTGACTCCTACGTTGACGAGGAAATCTCCATAGGGGATTACGTAATGTCCAGCGGAGAAGTTGCCGCTACAGTTATTGTAGACACAGTTTACAGACTTGTTGACGGCGTAATAACCAGCGAATCTTTGGATGAGGAAAGTTTTTCGGGCAGCCTTTTGGAATATCCCCAGTATACAAGGCCGAATGTATACAAAGGCATGGAAGTGCCGGCTGTTCTAAGCAGCGGAAACCATGAAGAAATCCGAAAGTGGCGGCTTTTTAAGAGCCTTCAGAAAACCTTGCGGAACAGGCCTGATCTGATTCAAAAGGCAAGAGCTGACGGTACTCTTACAGAAGAAGCAGAAAAAATGATCGGGACGCTTACGGACTTTGTAACATACAAGAACGACCGCAAGCAAAAAAGCAAGCTGCGTTATGTTCAGTCAAGAACAAAAGACAGCGGCAAATAG
- the rplS gene encoding 50S ribosomal protein L19 produces MDLIKTIEEQQKKPNAEYFSVGDTVKVHFEIIEGKTKRIQIYEGLVICFKNSGISKTFTVRKTSYGVGVERVFPVNSPRIIKVEIVRLGKVRRSKIYYVRDKVGKAAKIKELLGPKANAKLAAAKAANAAEDKKEAAINAEHKAEEAAASAAAKAKK; encoded by the coding sequence ATGGATCTTATAAAGACTATTGAAGAACAGCAGAAGAAACCTAACGCAGAATACTTCAGCGTAGGAGACACTGTAAAAGTTCACTTTGAAATCATCGAAGGAAAAACAAAGCGTATTCAGATTTACGAAGGCCTTGTTATTTGCTTCAAGAACTCAGGAATTTCAAAGACATTCACAGTTCGCAAGACTAGCTACGGTGTTGGCGTTGAGCGTGTATTCCCAGTAAACAGCCCGCGCATTATCAAGGTTGAAATTGTCCGCCTTGGAAAAGTTCGCCGCTCAAAGATTTACTACGTTCGCGACAAAGTTGGAAAAGCTGCAAAAATTAAGGAGCTTCTCGGACCAAAAGCAAACGCAAAACTTGCAGCAGCTAAGGCAGCAAACGCAGCAGAAGACAAGAAAGAAGCCGCAATCAACGCAGAGCACAAGGCAGAAGAAGCCGCAGCATCTGCAGCAGCAAAAGCAAAGAAATAA
- a CDS encoding EscU/YscU/HrcU family type III secretion system export apparatus switch protein, with product MKTTRNFFAVSLKYPENADAPFISAKESGILAKKMVEIAEENNIPVVENDIAANVLSMRQIGECIPESTWKAIAEIFAFIKNTEKAQ from the coding sequence ATGAAAACGACAAGAAATTTTTTCGCAGTTTCCTTAAAATATCCTGAAAATGCAGACGCGCCGTTTATTTCAGCAAAAGAAAGCGGAATTCTCGCAAAAAAGATGGTTGAAATCGCGGAAGAAAATAACATTCCAGTTGTAGAAAACGACATTGCGGCAAACGTTCTTTCAATGCGGCAGATTGGAGAATGCATTCCAGAAAGCACTTGGAAAGCGATTGCAGAAATTTTCGCCTTTATAAAAAACACGGAAAAAGCCCAGTGA
- a CDS encoding YraN family protein: protein MKESTRTKGITGEEKAREFLIKNGYSILDRNFRIREGEIDIIAEKQNFIVFVEVKSLPLGNVEILAHELNSIKRKKIIKTSKCYLQKHRQYNNRFIRYDVIAIDVPGLDPVYHIENAFSE from the coding sequence GTGAAAGAATCCACGCGGACAAAAGGAATAACAGGCGAAGAAAAAGCCAGAGAATTTCTAATCAAAAACGGATATTCGATTCTTGACAGAAATTTCAGAATCAGGGAAGGCGAAATCGACATAATAGCGGAAAAGCAGAATTTTATAGTTTTTGTGGAAGTCAAAAGTCTTCCGCTCGGGAATGTTGAAATTCTTGCGCACGAGCTCAATTCAATAAAAAGAAAAAAGATTATTAAAACTTCTAAATGTTACCTGCAAAAACATCGACAATATAATAACAGATTCATACGCTATGATGTCATAGCAATTGATGTTCCGGGGCTGGATCCGGTTTATCATATTGAAAACGCTTTTTCGGAGTAA
- a CDS encoding TatD family hydrolase produces the protein MFSDTHFHFHYLVENNSQEFGTEILEQMAKNRIYFGLDVGTKCSDLTERAQILEDCLEEIPDVNLQSKLKKSIFFSAGIWPDPDSIKEREACLEELRESIEEFKESSSCFSSHLAAIGEGGIDHHWNPSGPDGRNESDFDKEMFFGEKELFEMQLELAKELDLPFIVHSRDGFEDTVDVLRAANYNRGIIHCFSYGLNEAKTFLDLGWYLAFGGATTYTKKAKMDELIELLQYVPKDRILLETDSPYLAPVPMRGSENNPLLIKYTYEFISEKIGLSVDKLNKIVDDNCSELFRLKK, from the coding sequence ATGTTTTCAGACACGCATTTTCACTTTCATTATCTGGTTGAAAATAATTCACAAGAATTCGGAACTGAAATTCTTGAGCAGATGGCAAAAAACAGAATTTATTTCGGGCTTGATGTTGGCACAAAATGCTCGGACTTGACTGAGCGCGCGCAAATCCTTGAGGATTGCCTGGAAGAAATTCCGGATGTGAATCTGCAAAGCAAACTGAAAAAGTCGATTTTTTTCAGCGCAGGAATTTGGCCTGATCCGGATTCAATAAAAGAACGTGAAGCCTGCCTGGAAGAGCTTAGGGAAAGCATTGAAGAATTCAAGGAAAGTTCAAGTTGCTTTTCTTCACATCTTGCGGCGATTGGCGAAGGCGGAATTGACCATCATTGGAATCCAAGCGGACCAGACGGACGCAACGAATCAGACTTTGACAAAGAAATGTTTTTTGGCGAAAAAGAGCTTTTTGAAATGCAGCTGGAACTTGCAAAGGAACTTGACCTTCCGTTTATTGTGCATTCGCGGGACGGATTTGAAGACACAGTCGATGTGCTCCGCGCGGCAAACTACAACAGGGGAATTATCCACTGCTTTTCTTACGGACTGAACGAAGCAAAAACATTTCTTGACTTGGGCTGGTATCTTGCATTTGGAGGCGCAACCACATACACAAAAAAAGCAAAAATGGATGAGCTTATAGAACTTTTGCAGTACGTTCCCAAAGACAGAATTCTTCTTGAAACAGATTCTCCATATCTTGCGCCAGTTCCGATGCGCGGAAGCGAAAATAATCCGCTTTTAATAAAATACACTTACGAATTTATTTCTGAAAAAATCGGGCTTAGCGTGGACAAGCTGAATAAAATCGTGGACGACAACTGCAGCGAGCTTTTCAGGCTGAAAAAATAA
- a CDS encoding glucose-6-phosphate isomerase yields the protein MAWNNLDTLESFKKLQALKGCVSVAKELSGADAAKRVAEYSIQMADGLVYNYAAKQVNSKIISIFEELVKESQLLEKFEALYNGDVINTGEKRMVLHQLLRGQLGNDVVADGVNKRDFYINEQKKIADFAEKVHSGKIVNEKGEKFTSVCQIGIGGSDLGPRAIYLALENWAKKTGNFKMDAHFISNVDPDDAASVLQSIDLSKTIFILVSKSGTTLETLTNESFVKDFLKNAGLDPSKHMIAVTSETSPLAKSPDYLEAFFMDDYIGGRYSSSSGVGGAILSLAFGPEVFDDFLKGAAEEDKLATEKDVRKNAALMDALIGVYERNVQEYPSTAVLPYSQALSRFPAHLQQLDMESNGKSVNRFGEKINYVTGPVIFGEPGTNGQHSFYQLLHQGTSIIPLQFIAFKENQTGKDVVIQNSTSQTKLCANVVAQIVAFACGKNDENPNKFFAGERPSSLIYGKQVSPKTIGALLAHYENKVMFQGFLWNVNSFDQEGVQLGKTLAKSVLSGKMEGALKAYAELLIK from the coding sequence ATCGCATGGAATAACTTAGACACATTGGAAAGTTTTAAAAAACTTCAAGCTTTAAAAGGCTGTGTTTCAGTTGCAAAAGAGCTTTCAGGGGCAGATGCTGCAAAGCGTGTCGCTGAATATTCAATTCAGATGGCAGACGGACTTGTTTACAATTATGCGGCAAAGCAAGTCAACTCAAAAATAATTTCGATTTTTGAAGAGCTTGTAAAAGAAAGCCAGCTTTTGGAAAAATTCGAAGCGTTGTACAACGGAGACGTAATCAATACTGGAGAAAAACGAATGGTTCTTCATCAGCTTCTTCGCGGACAGCTCGGAAACGATGTTGTTGCCGACGGTGTTAACAAGCGTGATTTTTATATAAATGAACAGAAAAAAATTGCTGACTTTGCTGAAAAAGTTCATTCTGGAAAAATCGTAAACGAGAAGGGCGAAAAATTTACTTCCGTTTGCCAGATTGGTATTGGCGGTTCAGACTTGGGACCTCGCGCAATTTACCTTGCTCTTGAAAACTGGGCAAAGAAAACTGGAAATTTCAAAATGGACGCGCACTTCATTTCAAATGTTGATCCTGATGACGCGGCTTCTGTTCTTCAGTCTATCGACCTTTCAAAGACAATTTTTATTCTTGTTTCAAAAAGCGGAACAACACTTGAAACTTTGACAAATGAATCGTTTGTAAAAGACTTCTTGAAAAATGCCGGTCTCGATCCAAGCAAGCACATGATTGCTGTAACAAGCGAAACTTCTCCGCTTGCAAAAAGCCCGGATTATCTTGAAGCGTTCTTTATGGATGATTATATCGGCGGACGCTATTCTTCTTCGTCTGGAGTTGGCGGAGCAATTTTGAGCCTTGCATTTGGTCCTGAAGTTTTTGACGATTTCTTGAAAGGCGCGGCAGAAGAAGATAAACTTGCAACAGAAAAAGATGTAAGAAAAAATGCCGCGTTGATGGACGCATTGATTGGAGTTTATGAGCGCAATGTTCAGGAATATCCTTCGACAGCAGTTCTTCCGTATTCTCAGGCTCTTTCAAGATTCCCGGCTCATCTTCAGCAGCTTGATATGGAATCCAACGGAAAAAGCGTGAACCGTTTTGGCGAAAAAATAAATTATGTAACAGGTCCTGTAATTTTCGGAGAGCCTGGCACAAACGGACAGCATTCTTTTTACCAGCTGCTTCATCAGGGAACAAGCATAATTCCGCTTCAGTTTATTGCATTTAAAGAAAATCAGACTGGAAAAGATGTTGTAATTCAGAATTCCACAAGCCAGACAAAACTTTGCGCGAATGTTGTAGCTCAGATTGTTGCCTTTGCCTGCGGAAAAAATGACGAAAATCCAAATAAATTCTTTGCCGGTGAACGTCCGTCCAGCTTGATTTACGGAAAGCAGGTCAGCCCGAAAACAATCGGCGCTCTTTTGGCTCATTACGAAAACAAAGTTATGTTCCAGGGATTTCTTTGGAATGTAAACAGTTTTGATCAGGAAGGCGTTCAGCTCGGAAAAACTCTTGCAAAGTCAGTTCTTTCAGGAAAAATGGAAGGCGCGCTGAAAGCTTATGCTGAGCTTCTTATAAAGTAA
- a CDS encoding ArgR family transcriptional regulator, which translates to MKDRLLRLKTIRKLIKNNRIESQDELLNHLQNEGFEVTQATLSRDLKLMKVGKISDGHNGYVYTIPEDEIEKESEQIYIRDFLRGYVSIEASGNIIVIKTFGGHGDSVANALDAMNLNEIIGTIAGENCIFACLREGIQAKNFLEKLKEKIPELEV; encoded by the coding sequence TTGAAAGACAGACTTTTGAGACTAAAAACAATCCGAAAATTAATAAAGAACAACAGAATAGAAAGTCAAGATGAGCTTTTAAATCATTTACAGAATGAAGGCTTTGAAGTTACGCAGGCAACACTTTCCAGAGATTTAAAGCTTATGAAAGTTGGAAAAATAAGCGACGGACACAATGGATATGTCTATACAATCCCGGAAGATGAAATTGAAAAAGAAAGTGAGCAAATTTACATCCGGGATTTTTTACGCGGATATGTAAGCATCGAAGCTAGCGGAAATATAATTGTAATAAAAACTTTTGGCGGACACGGAGACAGTGTTGCAAACGCGCTTGACGCAATGAACCTCAATGAAATAATCGGAACTATAGCAGGAGAAAACTGTATTTTTGCTTGCCTTAGGGAAGGCATACAGGCAAAAAATTTCCTTGAAAAACTAAAAGAAAAAATTCCAGAACTTGAAGTTTAA
- a CDS encoding Smr/MutS family protein, protein MSGEKDIFLKGQVARDFDFYRIREKVASLAASEEGKLFLLSRESSFDVNEVSKLKSLGREWNKYLNSRFPSALKSWPPVKEIFSILKVEGASLLHEQIFALGLFCTYTDETCSCIKSASLELEIPELLKIAQSMPSLENARNKIFSVIDISTGEVKDLPSIKEIRKKIASLHKEIESALKKYTSDSTLNSALQNNVPALKADRELLAVRSDHRNSIKGIVHEVSASGQTLYIEPEEIVRANNQLVQEEFNLQSELNKIFKELSDSLREYCSDFILCHDSMLLLDSTCAAAKYQSEIHGVFAENCDTEKEPPLILNARHPLLAEKAVPVTINFMFGKKIMIITGPNTGGKTVTLKTVALFSLMNQAGFPIPADEGTRLPFFNSIFADIGDEQSIDESLSTFSSRMKNIALALENADEKSLVLLDELGTGTDPLEGGAIAMAVLDSLLEKNSFVLVTTHHGVLKNYGYTNSKCVNASVEFNPESLRPTYKLLVGMSGESHAIDIALNSGLPQKVVEQAKSYISNQQADVSSLIKGLTEKHLELEELIKKQNEKQDELSIKEAKIHSREIKMLQKEIELNQLEHSQSTAFLQEMRSKLENLVRVLREGEITREKTLSVRKFISDTTKEIDEQEKNIEEKKLLLEKENSDLQNEENKILQNGMRLSSLKEKKSLSSKNKKAKNRLSNSEALKNASVLKIENSNEKKFEKEQLLKEGAEVLAGNEKRKGILVRKVKNEIWQVQFGSMKMNFPQSQIVPLENKIVDRSVSVVIERDSKTEENNEVPKFELRLLGMRAEEAIKALEHQLDLCMISSFKKFSVIHGKGNGILQQAVADCLNHCPSVKEFYFARPEEGGTGKTYVELF, encoded by the coding sequence ATGAGCGGCGAAAAAGATATTTTTTTGAAAGGGCAGGTTGCCCGCGATTTTGATTTTTATAGAATAAGAGAAAAAGTTGCTTCTCTTGCGGCAAGTGAAGAAGGCAAACTTTTTTTGCTTTCAAGGGAAAGTTCTTTTGATGTTAATGAAGTTTCAAAACTGAAATCATTAGGACGTGAATGGAATAAATATTTAAATTCACGATTTCCTTCTGCATTGAAATCTTGGCCGCCTGTAAAAGAAATTTTTTCAATACTAAAAGTTGAAGGCGCGTCTCTTTTGCATGAGCAAATTTTTGCACTTGGACTTTTTTGCACTTACACTGATGAAACTTGCAGCTGCATAAAATCTGCTTCTCTTGAACTTGAAATTCCTGAGCTTTTAAAAATTGCGCAGTCAATGCCTTCCTTGGAAAATGCTAGAAATAAAATTTTTTCTGTTATAGATATTTCAACTGGCGAAGTAAAAGATTTGCCTTCCATCAAGGAAATCAGAAAAAAAATTGCCTCGCTTCATAAAGAAATTGAATCTGCATTAAAAAAATATACTTCTGATTCAACTTTGAATTCCGCATTGCAAAATAATGTTCCGGCGTTAAAAGCTGACCGTGAGCTTCTTGCAGTCCGCTCGGATCACAGAAATTCCATAAAGGGAATTGTGCATGAAGTGAGTGCTTCCGGGCAAACTCTTTATATTGAGCCTGAAGAAATTGTGCGTGCGAACAATCAGCTTGTTCAAGAAGAATTTAATTTGCAATCTGAACTTAATAAAATTTTTAAGGAACTTTCTGACAGTTTAAGGGAATATTGTTCTGATTTTATTTTGTGCCATGATTCAATGTTGCTGCTCGATTCAACTTGTGCCGCCGCAAAATATCAATCTGAAATACATGGAGTTTTTGCTGAAAATTGTGATACTGAAAAAGAGCCGCCGTTGATTTTAAATGCTCGACATCCACTTCTGGCAGAAAAAGCTGTTCCTGTAACAATTAATTTTATGTTTGGAAAAAAAATTATGATTATTACAGGACCGAACACAGGCGGAAAAACTGTAACTTTAAAAACTGTCGCGCTTTTTTCATTGATGAATCAGGCTGGTTTTCCTATTCCTGCTGATGAAGGCACAAGACTTCCTTTTTTCAATTCGATTTTTGCCGACATTGGAGATGAGCAATCAATTGATGAATCGTTGAGCACTTTTTCTAGCCGCATGAAAAATATTGCGCTTGCCTTGGAAAATGCTGACGAAAAAAGTCTTGTGCTGCTGGACGAGCTTGGAACAGGAACTGACCCTCTTGAAGGAGGAGCGATTGCGATGGCGGTTCTTGATTCTTTGCTTGAAAAAAATTCTTTTGTTCTCGTTACAACTCATCATGGAGTTTTAAAAAATTACGGATACACGAATTCAAAATGTGTTAATGCTTCTGTTGAATTCAATCCTGAATCTTTGCGTCCGACTTATAAGCTTCTTGTTGGAATGTCGGGAGAAAGCCACGCAATTGATATAGCTTTAAATTCCGGTTTGCCGCAAAAAGTTGTTGAACAGGCAAAAAGCTATATTTCAAATCAGCAGGCAGATGTAAGCTCTTTGATAAAAGGTTTGACGGAAAAACATCTTGAACTTGAAGAGCTTATAAAAAAGCAAAATGAAAAACAGGATGAACTTTCTATAAAGGAAGCAAAAATCCATTCACGTGAAATAAAAATGCTTCAAAAAGAAATTGAGCTTAATCAGCTTGAACATTCACAAAGCACTGCGTTTTTGCAGGAAATGAGAAGCAAACTTGAAAATCTAGTTCGTGTTTTAAGGGAAGGTGAAATTACCCGTGAAAAAACTTTGAGTGTTAGAAAATTTATTTCTGATACAACAAAAGAAATTGATGAGCAGGAAAAAAATATAGAAGAGAAAAAACTTCTTTTGGAAAAAGAAAATTCTGATCTTCAAAATGAAGAAAATAAAATTCTCCAAAACGGAATGCGGCTTTCATCTTTAAAAGAAAAAAAATCACTTTCTTCCAAAAACAAAAAAGCAAAAAACAGGCTTTCAAATTCTGAAGCACTAAAAAATGCCTCTGTTTTAAAAATTGAAAATTCAAATGAAAAAAAGTTCGAAAAGGAACAACTGTTAAAAGAGGGCGCAGAAGTTCTTGCAGGAAATGAAAAACGCAAAGGCATTCTTGTTAGAAAAGTTAAAAATGAAATTTGGCAAGTTCAGTTTGGCTCTATGAAAATGAATTTTCCGCAGAGCCAAATTGTTCCTTTGGAAAACAAAATTGTTGATAGAAGTGTTTCCGTTGTGATTGAGCGTGATTCTAAAACTGAAGAAAACAATGAGGTTCCAAAGTTTGAACTTAGGCTTTTAGGAATGAGAGCGGAAGAAGCTATAAAGGCTCTTGAACATCAACTTGATTTATGCATGATTAGCAGCTTTAAAAAATTCTCAGTTATACATGGAAAGGGAAATGGAATATTGCAGCAGGCTGTAGCTGACTGTTTAAACCATTGTCCTTCTGTAAAAGAATTTTATTTTGCAAGACCGGAAGAGGGAGGCACTGGAAAAACTTATGTCGAGCTTTTTTAA
- a CDS encoding HAD-IA family hydrolase, whose translation MTKAVIFDLDGTLLNTLDDLADSCNETLHQMNFPLRSIDEVRQFVGNGIAKLMELAIPDGKKNPEYEKSVLLMKENYAKNWQNKTRPYDGILDLISTLNEMKIKTGIVSNKPDAQVKELAEYYFSSSIKRETAVGDFEGRNRKPSPDSVLEVMRILEVNRDETIYVGDSDVDIKTAKNAGIPCISVTWGFRDKNFLLNSGAQKLADKPEEILKYL comes from the coding sequence ATGACAAAAGCTGTAATTTTTGATTTGGACGGAACTCTCCTTAATACTCTTGATGATTTGGCGGACAGCTGCAATGAAACTTTGCACCAGATGAATTTTCCTTTACGTTCGATAGATGAAGTCCGGCAATTTGTAGGAAATGGAATCGCAAAACTTATGGAGCTTGCAATTCCTGATGGAAAGAAAAATCCTGAATATGAAAAATCAGTTTTATTAATGAAGGAAAATTATGCAAAAAATTGGCAGAATAAAACTCGTCCTTATGATGGAATTTTAGATTTGATTTCAACTTTAAATGAAATGAAAATAAAAACAGGAATTGTTTCAAATAAGCCAGATGCTCAAGTTAAAGAACTTGCAGAATATTATTTTTCTTCTAGCATAAAACGCGAAACTGCGGTTGGCGATTTTGAAGGCAGAAATAGAAAGCCATCTCCAGATTCGGTTTTAGAAGTTATGCGAATTCTTGAAGTGAATAGAGATGAAACAATTTATGTGGGCGATTCTGATGTCGATATAAAAACTGCAAAAAATGCGGGAATTCCTTGCATAAGTGTAACTTGGGGATTTAGAGATAAAAATTTTCTCTTGAATTCTGGAGCGCAAAAACTTGCAGACAAACCTGAAGAAATTTTAAAATATTTATGA